The genomic region GAGAACATCCTTACGCGCTGGCAGAACCCGTATCTGCCCTTTGCCCGGGATGCCCAGGAGGTTCGTCTTTCCCGGGCCTTGTGGGAAAGACGGCCTGATCTGGCGCCGGAGGTTCTGGTCCGGGTGCATTTTGCCTCCTTGCTGGCCCGGGAGCTCCTGCAGGCAGACCCGGCCGCCGGGGAGAGCGGGGGCAGACACGGCCTGCGCCTGCTCCTTATGGCAGATGGGGCTCAGGCCCACGCAGAGCAAGAAAAGTAGGAGTGCATCACATGATTGATCATCTCGGCGACGCCCGGCGGCGGCGCCTGGAAGCCAAACTGGCGGACTTCCGGGAACGGCAGACCGAAGCCGCCTTGGCGCATATTCTGGAATTCACCCACACCCCGGCCAGCCTCAAGGCCCGCATGGACCGCCATGTCATCGGCCAGGAGCAGGGGAAAAAGGTGCTGGCCACCGCCATCGCCTTCCATTACCGGCGGCTGGCGGCGGCCCTGAAAGGGGCCCGGGCAGCCGGGATCCTGGACTGGGAGACCGCCCTGAAGCAGACCCGCACCCCCAAGGCCAACATTCTGATCATCGGCCCCACCGGGGTGGGCAAGACCTATTCGGGGGAGATCGTCTCCCAACTGGTGGGGGTGCCCTTTGTGGTGGAGGACCTCACCAAATTCAGCGAGACGGGCTATGTGGGTCAGAACACCCAGGACATCCTGGTGGATCTCCTCATCGCCGCCGGCGGCGACCCCCTGGTGGCCCAGATGGGCATCGTCTACCTGGATGAGCTGGACAAGATCGCCGCGGAGGCCACTACTACCCGGGATGTCTCCGGCAAGGGGGTGCAGAAGGGTCTTCTGCGCCTGGTGGAAGGGGTGACCAACACCATCGAGATGGGGAAAGAGCGCCTGAGCCTATCCACCAAACATGTGCTCTTCATCGCCGGCGGGGTCTTTGAGACCCTGGGGAGCATCGTCAAGAAGCGGCTGGCCAAGCAGAAGATCACCGGCGAATGGCGGGAGCTGGTATCCGCCGACGACCTGGTGGAATTCGGTATGGAGCGGCAGCTGGTGGCCCGCTTTCCGGTGAAGGTGGTCTTCCACGGCCTCACCACCGAGGACCTGAAGAATATCCTCACCCAGAGCGCCGACAGTCCCCTCCTTGCCTATGTCAATGACCTCAAGGCCTGGGACATCGACCTCTCCTTCACCGATGAGGCCCTGACCCTGGTGGCAGAGCGGGCCAAACAGGAAGGCGCCGGCGCCCGGGGTCTGGTGAGCGTGCTCCACCGCATCCTCTTTGAGGAGATGTTCCGCCTTCCCGGCACCTATACCGGGCCCTTGGTGGTGGACGCGGCCTTCGTGCGGGAGCGCCTCACATGAAGCTGAAATCCCTCCAGGAGCTCAGGCGGCCGCCGGTTCAGGAAGTGGCGCTGGGCACCCTCCCCCAGGAGCTTAAAATTCGCCGCCTGGCCCTGGAGAAGGCCTTCGCCCTCAACCGGGCGGTGAAGCAGCTCTTTCAGGAGAGCTTTGAGTGGTACGGCTTCACCCTGGGCCGCCGGGAGGAGCCGGAGGTGGTGG from Desulfobaccales bacterium harbors:
- a CDS encoding AAA family ATPase — encoded protein: MIDHLGDARRRRLEAKLADFRERQTEAALAHILEFTHTPASLKARMDRHVIGQEQGKKVLATAIAFHYRRLAAALKGARAAGILDWETALKQTRTPKANILIIGPTGVGKTYSGEIVSQLVGVPFVVEDLTKFSETGYVGQNTQDILVDLLIAAGGDPLVAQMGIVYLDELDKIAAEATTTRDVSGKGVQKGLLRLVEGVTNTIEMGKERLSLSTKHVLFIAGGVFETLGSIVKKRLAKQKITGEWRELVSADDLVEFGMERQLVARFPVKVVFHGLTTEDLKNILTQSADSPLLAYVNDLKAWDIDLSFTDEALTLVAERAKQEGAGARGLVSVLHRILFEEMFRLPGTYTGPLVVDAAFVRERLT